In a single window of the Drosophila albomicans strain 15112-1751.03 chromosome 3, ASM965048v2, whole genome shotgun sequence genome:
- the LOC117569180 gene encoding OCIA domain-containing protein 1: MDLPLNDGNRQQPPPNQHPLADYNFSPDELKALRECNQESFVQRSLPFGTGLGLLAYFGVKNGYIQGNGKYGAVPKVVLGVILGYFVGKFSYQQKCAEKIMRLPNSRLGEILRQRRQGGGVISTITPDENLGRAFTLAPFTPSSADVYTDEGFQPSRNTALNLDTDSRPSLSGLDDIYRPTLDSASTLVDTELPLEPAKPGESYEDLRKKNRDEYLKRQQSPYSRPYEAPAQQPQRAIVELPPQDQNVPITSGKKNKYGDSWTD, from the exons ATGGATTTGCCATTAAACGACGGAAATAGGCAACAACCTCCACCCAATCAGCATCCACTG GCAGACTACAACTTCAGTCCCGATGAATTGAAAGCGTTACGTGAATGCAACCAGGAATCATTTGTCCAGCGATCACTACCCTTTGGTACGGGATTGGGACTGCTGGCCTATTTTGGCGTTAAGAATGGTTACATTCAGGGCAATGGAAAATACGGAGCTGTGCCGAAAGTGGTTCTGGGTGTCATTCTGGGCTACTTTGTGGGAAAGTTCAGTTATCAGCAGAAATGTGCTGAGAAAATAATGCGATTGCCCAACTCACGACTGGGTGAAATACTGCGTCAACGCAGACAAGGCGGTGGTGTCATCAGCACCATTACACCTGATGAGAATCTGGGCAGGGCATTCACTCTGGCTCCCTTCACCCCAAGCTCCGCAGATGTGTACACTGATGAGGGATTCCAGCCGTCTCGAAATACAGCTTTGAACTTGGACACGGACTCGCGACCATCGCTGTCCGGTCTGGACGACATCTATAGGCCCACGCTGGACT CTGCCAGCACTTTGGTGGACACGGAATTGCCATTGGAGCCGGCCAAGCCAGGTGAATCCTACGAGGATCTGCGCAAAAAGAATCGCGACGAGTACTTGAAGCGTCAGCAGAGTCCCTACTCCCGGCCATATGAAGCACCAGCCCAGCAGCCGCAGCGTGCCATTGTCGAGTTGCCTCCTCAGGACCAAAATGTTCCAATTACAAGTGGCAAGAAGAATAAATACGGTGATTCCTGGACAGATTAA
- the LOC117569179 gene encoding cytosolic non-specific dipeptidase — protein MAELSNELKQLFEFVNGKKADYIETLKTAVAIQSVSAWPEKRGEIDRMVDWTADKLKALGTEIELVDLGKQTLPNGQELPLPKALLGTLGKDKAKKTVLVYGHLDVQPALKEDGWDTEPFELTEIDGKLYGRGSTDDKGPVLCWIHAIEAYNKLNIPLPLNIKFVFEGMEESGSEGLDELLMARKDDFLSDVDFVCISDNYWLGKKRPCLTYGLRGLAYFQVEIECAKKDLHSGVFGGTVHEAMPDLCYILSTLVDKDTNILIPGVNRDVAPQLKNEEEIYKNIDFEVDEYKKDVGTEHLPHNSDKTRLLQARWRYPSLSIHGIEGAFYEPGAKTVIPKKVIGKFSIRLVPNQDPKHIEECVVKYINDKWAERGSPNQIKVVMLSAGKPWTEDPNHPHYEAAKRAVKHVFNVEPDMTREGGSIPVTLTLQEATGKNVILVPVGACDDGAHSQNEKIDIYNYIEGTKLLGAYLHEVGKL, from the exons ATGGCAGAGctttcaaatgaattaaagCAGTTGTTCGA GTTCGTCAACGGCAAGAAGGCTGATTACATCGAGACCCTGAAGACTGCAGTGGCCATACAATCGGTGTCCGCATGGCCAGAGAAGCGAGGAGAGATCGATCGCATGGTGGACTGGACAGCTGATAAGTTGAAGGCGCTTGGAACCGAGATCGAGTTGGTTGATCTGGGTAAACAGACACTGCCCAATGGACAGGAGCTCCCGCTGCCTAAGGCACTGCTGGGCACACTGGGCAAGGATAAGGCGAAGAAGACTGTGCTGGTCTATGGTCACTTGGATGTGCAGCCCGCACTCAAGGAGGATGGCTGGGATACCGAACCCTTTGAGCTCACTGAAATCGACGGCAAACTCTATGGACGCGGCTCGACCGACGATAAGGGACCTGTGCTGTGCTGGATTCATGCCATCGAAGCGTACAACAAGTTGAACATTCCGCTGCCATTAAACATCAAGTTTGTTTTCGAGGGCATGGAGGAGAGCGGCAGCGAGGGATTGGATGAGTTGTTGATGGCGCGCAAGGACGACTTCCTGTCCGATGTGGACTTTGTGTGCATCTCCGACAACTATTGGCTGGGCAAGAAGCGTCCCTGCCTCACCTATGGACTGCGTGGTCTTGCCTACTTCCAGGTGGAGATCGAGTGCGCCAAGAAGGATCTGCACAGCGGCGTCTTTGGCGGCACCGTCCACGAGGCAATGCCTGATCTCTGCTACATTTTAAGCACTCTGGTTGATAAGGACACCAACATTCTCATTCCTGGTGTCAATCGTGAT GTTGCTCCCCAATTGAAGAACGAGGAAGAAATCTACAAAAACATCGACTTTGAAGTGGACGAATACAA GAAAGACGTAGGCACCGAACACCTGCCCCACAACAGCGACAAGACCCGCCTGCTGCAGGCCAGATGGCGTTATCCCAGTCTCTCGATTCACGGCATCGAAGGTGCTTTCTACGAGCCTGGAGCTAAAACTGTCATACCCAAGAAGGTTATTGGCAAGTTCTCGATTCGCTTGGTGCCCAACCAGGATCCCAAGCACATTGAGGAATGCGTTGTCAAGTACATCAACGACAAGTGGGCCGAGCGTGGCTCACCAAACCAAATTAAG GTTGTCATGTTGTCCGCTGGCAAACCCTGGACTGAGGATCCCAATCATCCGCACTACGAGGCTGCCAAGCGTGCGGTGAAACATGTCTTCAATGTCGAACCTGACATGACCCGCGAGGGCGGCTCCATTCCAGTGACTCTGACGCTGCAGGAGGCCACAGGCAAGAACGTCATTCTGGTGCCCGTCGGTGCATGCGATGATGGCGCTCACTCGCAAAACGAGAAGATCGATATCTACAACTACATTGAAGGA ACTAAACTGCTGGGCGCCTATTTGCACGAAGTGGGCAAATTGTAG